The following proteins are co-located in the Pseudomonas sp. DY-1 genome:
- a CDS encoding DUF2784 domain-containing protein translates to MSYRIAADAVLLLHLAFILFVVSGGLLVLKWPRLALLHLPAVAWGATVEFLHLICPLTPLENRLRLAAGEQGYSGGFIEHYLVPMIYPAGLTPGIQLWLGAFVLLLNLVPYGLLARRLIQRR, encoded by the coding sequence ATGAGTTACCGGATCGCCGCTGACGCCGTATTGCTGCTGCATCTGGCCTTTATCCTCTTTGTGGTGTCGGGCGGATTGCTGGTGCTGAAATGGCCGCGCCTGGCTCTGCTGCACCTGCCTGCGGTGGCCTGGGGAGCCACGGTGGAATTTCTCCATCTGATCTGCCCGCTCACGCCGCTGGAGAATCGTCTGCGCCTGGCGGCTGGAGAGCAGGGGTACAGCGGCGGGTTCATCGAGCACTACCTGGTACCGATGATCTACCCCGCCGGGCTGACGCCGGGCATCCAGCTCTGGCTCGGGGCATTCGTGCTGCTGCTCAACCTGGTGCCGTACGGGCTGCTGGCGAGGCGCCTGATCCAGCGCCGCTAG